The proteins below are encoded in one region of Candidatus Palauibacter australiensis:
- a CDS encoding efflux RND transporter periplasmic adaptor subunit, producing the protein MKRGTKVLVSTVLIGGLGATAFAVSSAGDSEDGETGTVAVERGEIVDRALAVGRIEPLVEVSVKSQLAGVVRQMFKEPGEYVQRGQPLLEVQPNPTPIELVEARRNVELRDIELQQLERQRDRLDALRGRGFVSEEEYETVARQHDEAALQVQIATERLALLSEGRVTIGDEAVETVITSPIQGFILEKMVEIGDPVVPLTTFQEGTALMTMAEMDELLFRGTVDEIDVGRLTEGMPVEITIGALPDARIEGRLTKISLKGRDEENATLFPVEIAVLPLDGAALRAGYSANAHVIIERRSDILVIPERLVRFEDERTLVTVRLGPEETEEREIRTGLSDGISVEVLDGLAEGERVLEPPRREIT; encoded by the coding sequence ATGAAGCGAGGCACGAAGGTACTGGTCTCCACGGTCCTGATCGGCGGGCTGGGAGCGACGGCGTTCGCGGTGTCGAGCGCCGGGGACAGCGAGGATGGCGAGACCGGCACCGTCGCGGTCGAGCGCGGCGAGATCGTGGACCGGGCGCTCGCCGTGGGACGCATCGAGCCACTCGTCGAAGTGAGCGTGAAGTCGCAGCTCGCGGGCGTCGTACGGCAGATGTTCAAGGAGCCCGGCGAGTACGTCCAGCGGGGCCAGCCCCTCCTCGAAGTCCAGCCCAACCCCACTCCGATCGAGCTCGTCGAGGCGCGGCGCAACGTGGAGCTGCGGGACATCGAACTCCAGCAGCTCGAGCGGCAGCGCGACCGGCTCGACGCGCTGCGCGGCCGCGGATTCGTGTCCGAGGAGGAATACGAGACCGTGGCCCGTCAGCACGACGAGGCTGCGCTCCAGGTCCAGATCGCCACCGAACGGCTCGCCCTCCTCTCCGAGGGCCGCGTGACGATCGGCGACGAAGCCGTCGAGACGGTCATCACCTCCCCGATCCAGGGTTTCATCCTTGAGAAGATGGTGGAGATCGGCGACCCCGTCGTCCCGCTGACGACGTTCCAGGAGGGGACCGCCCTCATGACGATGGCGGAGATGGACGAACTGCTCTTCCGCGGCACGGTGGATGAGATCGACGTGGGGCGGCTGACCGAGGGCATGCCGGTGGAGATCACGATCGGCGCGCTCCCGGACGCGCGTATCGAGGGCCGGCTGACGAAGATCTCGCTCAAGGGCCGCGACGAGGAGAACGCCACCCTCTTCCCGGTCGAGATCGCGGTGCTGCCGCTGGACGGCGCGGCGCTGCGGGCGGGCTATTCCGCCAACGCGCACGTGATCATCGAGCGCCGTTCGGACATCCTCGTCATCCCCGAGCGCCTGGTCCGGTTCGAGGACGAGCGCACGCTCGTCACGGTTCGGCTGGGACCCGAGGAGACGGAGGAACGCGAGATCCGCACCGGACTGAGCGACGGCATCAGCGTCGAGGTGCTGGACGGCCTGGCGGAGGGCGAGCGCGTGCTGGAGCCCCCGCGGCGCGAGATCACGTAG
- a CDS encoding ABC transporter permease, protein MRLFDAARQLWADLSAQRVRTALTVLGITWGTVAVVVLLAFSVGLERQTIKRFHGLGDRIVILFGGRTTMPHAGFREGRSIRLREADAEVLARRIPDIAMISPEYSTRAAPVRYGRNGVNPNITGIYPIYGEMRNVIPLPGGRFINERDQRERRRVVFLGDEVARVLFGDADPVGEQVRIGDSPFTVIGVLQPKVQNSSYNSRDEDRVFIPAGTHAALFGSRFVSNFVYRTADASRTEAVEARVYEVLGAKYRFNPADDDALAVWDTAEWERMFGFLFLGFKIFFAIVGSFTLSVGGIGVANIMYIVVRERTNEIGIKRSLGATRRSILWQFLTESMLIVVVGAALGVVVSLGVVKLMSLVPMQEFVGTPTISLQVAAVTLALLAFIAMLAGFFPARRAAALDPVECLRD, encoded by the coding sequence GTGAGACTGTTCGACGCCGCACGGCAGTTGTGGGCCGACCTCTCGGCCCAGCGCGTCAGGACCGCGCTCACGGTGCTGGGCATCACCTGGGGCACCGTGGCGGTCGTCGTGCTGCTCGCCTTCTCCGTCGGCCTCGAGCGGCAGACGATCAAGCGGTTTCACGGGCTCGGCGACCGCATCGTCATCCTCTTCGGCGGACGCACGACGATGCCGCACGCGGGGTTCAGGGAGGGACGGTCGATCCGGCTGCGAGAGGCGGACGCAGAGGTTCTCGCCCGGCGGATCCCCGATATCGCGATGATCAGCCCGGAGTACTCGACGCGGGCGGCGCCCGTCCGCTACGGCCGCAACGGCGTGAACCCGAACATCACCGGCATCTACCCCATCTACGGCGAGATGCGGAACGTCATTCCCCTCCCCGGCGGCCGCTTCATCAACGAGCGCGACCAGCGCGAGCGGCGACGCGTCGTGTTTCTCGGGGACGAGGTCGCACGCGTCCTGTTCGGGGACGCCGACCCGGTCGGCGAGCAGGTCCGGATCGGCGACTCGCCCTTCACCGTCATCGGCGTGCTCCAGCCCAAGGTCCAGAACTCGTCCTACAACTCGCGGGACGAGGACCGCGTGTTCATCCCCGCCGGCACGCACGCAGCCCTGTTCGGCTCGCGTTTCGTCTCCAACTTCGTATACCGGACCGCGGACGCATCGCGGACGGAGGCCGTGGAGGCGCGGGTCTACGAGGTCCTCGGCGCCAAGTACCGCTTCAACCCCGCCGACGACGATGCGCTGGCCGTATGGGACACGGCCGAGTGGGAGCGGATGTTCGGGTTCCTCTTCCTCGGCTTCAAGATCTTCTTCGCCATCGTCGGCAGCTTCACGCTCAGCGTGGGCGGGATCGGGGTCGCGAACATCATGTACATCGTGGTACGCGAGCGGACGAACGAGATCGGGATCAAGCGCTCGCTCGGCGCCACCCGGCGATCCATCCTGTGGCAGTTCCTCACCGAGAGCATGCTCATCGTCGTCGTGGGCGCGGCGCTCGGCGTCGTCGTCTCGCTCGGAGTCGTGAAGCTCATGTCGCTGGTCCCGATGCAGGAGTTCGTCGGGACGCCGACGATCTCCCTGCAGGTGGCCGCCGTGACCCTGGCGCTCCTCGCGTTCATCGCGATGCTGGCCGGGTTCTTCCCGGCCCGCCGCGCCGCAGCGCTCGACCCTGTCGAATGTCTCCGCGACTAG
- a CDS encoding ABC transporter permease, with protein sequence MWKILLEEFLGDLRAQKTRAFLTIFAVVWGTISIVLLLAFGQGLRNQFSVGLLNAGERIFMVYGGQTSMEHEGLSKGRRIRLREEDLDLLLRAVPEFEMGSPSYGRGRTHLKAEENQTTTYMEGVNPVFSELRRMFPAPGGRFINQRDIDEKRRVLFLGDGIAGRLFGDAPPVGRTVTLDGLPFRVIGVMESKFQDSSNNGPDEDRAVIPASTFRSIYGQEFVNHLLLRPRDVKDAAVAKEELYRVLGGRYRFDTADERALAIWDFIEDEKIVGQIGLGIQIFLGLVGAFTLIVAGVGVANIMYVVVRERTREIGVKLAVGARKRHIVSQFLFEAILIAVGGGLAGLAIAALLVTGIDALPIDDPALQYIVNPKLSVPIAAVCAGILMAIGLVAGILPARKAARLDPVESLRYE encoded by the coding sequence ATGTGGAAGATCCTCCTCGAAGAGTTCCTCGGCGACCTGCGGGCCCAGAAGACGCGCGCCTTCCTCACGATCTTCGCCGTGGTGTGGGGGACGATCTCGATCGTCCTCCTGCTCGCGTTCGGACAGGGGCTCCGGAACCAGTTCTCCGTGGGGCTGCTCAACGCCGGCGAACGCATCTTCATGGTCTACGGCGGCCAGACGAGCATGGAGCACGAGGGGCTGTCGAAGGGACGGCGGATCCGGCTGCGGGAGGAAGATCTCGACCTGCTGCTGCGCGCGGTGCCGGAGTTCGAGATGGGAAGCCCCTCCTACGGCCGCGGGCGGACGCACCTGAAGGCGGAGGAAAACCAGACGACGACCTACATGGAGGGCGTGAACCCGGTCTTCTCCGAGTTGCGGCGCATGTTCCCCGCGCCGGGCGGCCGGTTCATCAACCAGCGCGACATCGACGAGAAGCGGCGCGTGCTCTTCCTCGGAGACGGGATCGCCGGACGCCTGTTCGGCGACGCGCCGCCGGTGGGCCGCACGGTGACGCTGGACGGGCTTCCGTTCCGCGTCATCGGCGTGATGGAGTCGAAGTTCCAGGACTCGAGCAACAACGGGCCGGACGAGGACCGGGCCGTGATCCCGGCCTCCACGTTCCGGAGCATCTACGGCCAGGAGTTCGTGAACCACCTGCTCCTGCGCCCTCGCGATGTGAAGGACGCGGCGGTCGCCAAGGAGGAGTTGTACCGGGTGCTGGGCGGCCGGTACCGGTTCGACACGGCCGACGAGCGGGCGCTCGCGATCTGGGACTTCATCGAGGACGAGAAGATCGTGGGCCAGATCGGGCTCGGGATTCAGATCTTCCTCGGACTGGTGGGCGCCTTCACGCTGATCGTGGCCGGCGTCGGGGTCGCGAACATCATGTACGTCGTGGTGCGGGAACGGACGCGGGAGATCGGCGTCAAGCTCGCCGTCGGGGCGAGGAAACGGCACATCGTGAGCCAGTTCCTCTTCGAGGCCATCCTCATCGCCGTCGGCGGGGGGCTCGCGGGGCTCGCCATCGCGGCGCTGCTCGTGACGGGCATCGATGCCCTGCCGATCGACGACCCGGCCCTGCAGTACATCGTGAACCCGAAGCTCTCCGTCCCCATCGCCGCGGTGTGCGCGGGGATCCTCATGGCGATCGGTCTGGTGGCCGGCATCCTCCCGGCCCGCAAGGCCGCCCGGCTCGATCCGGTGGAGTCGCTGAGGTACGAATAG